One genomic segment of Styela clava chromosome 3, kaStyClav1.hap1.2, whole genome shotgun sequence includes these proteins:
- the LOC120342520 gene encoding solute carrier family 49 member 4 homolog isoform X1 translates to MEDDKEPLVNVEPPVVLLRTTRYRWLILAIFALFSLLQSAVWDTWGPISVSATQVIGFTDHDYDLLSNWAPIGIMTTMPFFIWLINNKGARLSVIFGGTLVAMGTGLRCIPLPSSTWKYFIHAGQLLSAMAGCPVLGAAPLISNTWFPPNERVFATSCMVLIGNIGNAASFLIGPAIVNRPNNCTGGQNLSTTTHATYTDRNEVMTNVTLAPIVPLTTTSCSDNTEEMRKQIKYYLYGEFAIAVLILVSIVIFFRNKPDVPPSVSAGIERLDILAGLKTLSKKYSFWVVTISFALACGAFYGWFGIVTVLMTPHNVSETEVGNVAFVMTICGSVLGILTGWFADRIKGKLKWLLFSCYIIMAVVFLYLAIIILDWINVPPFKFTEAGFWVSFILFGSFSSVIQPLGMELTADIAYPVSEGTSISVVTWFIMLSMFIFLLILNSVPNQDISIYLVLIFTGLAAPFLAISAKNENVRLELDKNTRTSNRHNPSSIVN, encoded by the exons ATGGAG GACGATAAGGAACCTCTGGTCAACGTCGAGCCCCCGGTGGTATTGCTACGAACAACCAGGTATCGCTGGCTCATCTTGGCCATATTTGCATTGTTTTCTTTATTACAAAGTGCAGTATGGGATACATGGGGACCAATCAGTGTTTCAGCAACACAAGTCATTGGGTTTACAGATC ATGATTATGATTTGCTTTCAAATTGGGCACCAATTGGAATTATGACAACAATGCCATTTTTCATATGGCTGATAAACAATAAAGGTGCAAGACTATCCGTTATATTTGGCGGGACACTGGTTGCAATGGGTACTGGACTACGATGCATACCTTTGCCATCGTCCACATGGAAATA tttcataCATGCTGGTCAATTACTGAGTGCAATGGCAGGATGCCCTGTATTGGGTGCAGCTCCTTTAATATCCAACACATGGTTTCCTCCTAATGAAAGAGTGTTTGCTACTAGTTGCATGGTTTTAATTGGAAATATAG GTAATGCAGCAAGTTTTCTAATCGGACCAGCCATTGTGAACAGACCAAACAATTGCACAGGTGGACAAAATCTTTCAACAACAACACATGCAACATATACAGATAGAAATGAAGTTATGACAAATGTAACATTGGCCCCAATTGTTCCACTAACAACTACTTCATGTTCAGATAATACAGAAGAAATGAG aaagcagatcaaatattatttgtatgGAGAGTTTGCGATTGCAGTTTTAATTCTCGTTTCTATTGTAATCTTCTTCCGAAACAAGCCAGATGTGCCACCTAGTGTATCTGCTGGGATAGAAAGGCTTGACATTTTA GCAGGATTAAAgacattatcaaaaaaatattcattttgggtTGTTACAATATCATTTGCTCTTGCTTGTGGTGCGTTCTATGGTTGGTTTGGTATTGTTACAGTTCTGATGACTCCACATAATGTATCAGAG ACCGAGGTTGGAAATGTTGCTTTTGTGATGACAATATGTGGAAGCGTATTGGGAATTTTAACTGGATG GTTTGCTGATAGAATAAAAGGGAAGTTGAAATGGCTATTATTCTCATGTTATATAATAATGGCTGTTGTATTTTTGTATCTTGCAATCATAATATTGGATTGGATCAACGTGCCTCCATTCAAATTCACTgaag CGGGATTTTGGGTCAGTTTCATACTGTTTGGAAGTTTTTCAAGTGTAATTCAACCACTTGGCATGGAGTTGACAGCTGATATTGCTTATCCAGTTAGTGAAGGAACTTCAATATCCGTTGTTACCTGGTTTATCATGTTGAGCATGTTCATCTTCTTGCTGATATTGAATTCAGTCCCTA ATCAAGATATTTCCATCTACTTGGTGTTAATTTTTACTGGCCTTGCTGCTCCATTTTTAGCTATATCAGCGAAGAATGAAAACGTTCGACTTgaattggataaaaatacaaGAACATCAAACAGGCATAATCCTAGCAGTATAGTTAACTAG
- the LOC120342520 gene encoding solute carrier family 49 member 4 homolog isoform X3 produces MTTMPFFIWLINNKGARLSVIFGGTLVAMGTGLRCIPLPSSTWKYFIHAGQLLSAMAGCPVLGAAPLISNTWFPPNERVFATSCMVLIGNIGNAASFLIGPAIVNRPNNCTGGQNLSTTTHATYTDRNEVMTNVTLAPIVPLTTTSCSDNTEEMRKQIKYYLYGEFAIAVLILVSIVIFFRNKPDVPPSVSAGIERLDILAGLKTLSKKYSFWVVTISFALACGAFYGWFGIVTVLMTPHNVSETEVGNVAFVMTICGSVLGILTGWFADRIKGKLKWLLFSCYIIMAVVFLYLAIIILDWINVPPFKFTEAGFWVSFILFGSFSSVIQPLGMELTADIAYPVSEGTSISVVTWFIMLSMFIFLLILNSVPNQDISIYLVLIFTGLAAPFLAISAKNENVRLELDKNTRTSNRHNPSSIVN; encoded by the exons ATGACAACAATGCCATTTTTCATATGGCTGATAAACAATAAAGGTGCAAGACTATCCGTTATATTTGGCGGGACACTGGTTGCAATGGGTACTGGACTACGATGCATACCTTTGCCATCGTCCACATGGAAATA tttcataCATGCTGGTCAATTACTGAGTGCAATGGCAGGATGCCCTGTATTGGGTGCAGCTCCTTTAATATCCAACACATGGTTTCCTCCTAATGAAAGAGTGTTTGCTACTAGTTGCATGGTTTTAATTGGAAATATAG GTAATGCAGCAAGTTTTCTAATCGGACCAGCCATTGTGAACAGACCAAACAATTGCACAGGTGGACAAAATCTTTCAACAACAACACATGCAACATATACAGATAGAAATGAAGTTATGACAAATGTAACATTGGCCCCAATTGTTCCACTAACAACTACTTCATGTTCAGATAATACAGAAGAAATGAG aaagcagatcaaatattatttgtatgGAGAGTTTGCGATTGCAGTTTTAATTCTCGTTTCTATTGTAATCTTCTTCCGAAACAAGCCAGATGTGCCACCTAGTGTATCTGCTGGGATAGAAAGGCTTGACATTTTA GCAGGATTAAAgacattatcaaaaaaatattcattttgggtTGTTACAATATCATTTGCTCTTGCTTGTGGTGCGTTCTATGGTTGGTTTGGTATTGTTACAGTTCTGATGACTCCACATAATGTATCAGAG ACCGAGGTTGGAAATGTTGCTTTTGTGATGACAATATGTGGAAGCGTATTGGGAATTTTAACTGGATG GTTTGCTGATAGAATAAAAGGGAAGTTGAAATGGCTATTATTCTCATGTTATATAATAATGGCTGTTGTATTTTTGTATCTTGCAATCATAATATTGGATTGGATCAACGTGCCTCCATTCAAATTCACTgaag CGGGATTTTGGGTCAGTTTCATACTGTTTGGAAGTTTTTCAAGTGTAATTCAACCACTTGGCATGGAGTTGACAGCTGATATTGCTTATCCAGTTAGTGAAGGAACTTCAATATCCGTTGTTACCTGGTTTATCATGTTGAGCATGTTCATCTTCTTGCTGATATTGAATTCAGTCCCTA ATCAAGATATTTCCATCTACTTGGTGTTAATTTTTACTGGCCTTGCTGCTCCATTTTTAGCTATATCAGCGAAGAATGAAAACGTTCGACTTgaattggataaaaatacaaGAACATCAAACAGGCATAATCCTAGCAGTATAGTTAACTAG
- the LOC120342520 gene encoding solute carrier family 49 member 4 homolog isoform X2: MEDDKEPLVNVEPPVVLLRTTRYRWLILAIFALFSLLQSAVWDTWGPISVSATQVIGFTDHDYDLLSNWAPIGIMTTMPFFIWLINNKGARLSVIFGGTLVAMGTGLRCIPLPSSTWKYFIHAGQLLSAMAGCPVLGAAPLISNTWFPPNERVFATSCMVLIGNIGNAASFLIGPAIVNRPNNCTGGQNLSTTTHATYTDRNEVMTNVTLAPIVPLTTTSCSDNTEEMRKQIKYYLYGEFAIAVLILVSIVIFFRNKPDVPPSVSAGIERLDILAGLKTLSKKYSFWVVTISFALACGAFYGWFGIVTVLMTPHNVSETEVGNVAFVMTICGSVLGILTGWFADRIKGKLKWLLFSCYIIMAVVFLYLAIIILDWINVPPFKFTEDPFIPFSPCMKTRFPFVVHSSMKYYLLLCENCTSDFAQFVMCG, from the exons ATGGAG GACGATAAGGAACCTCTGGTCAACGTCGAGCCCCCGGTGGTATTGCTACGAACAACCAGGTATCGCTGGCTCATCTTGGCCATATTTGCATTGTTTTCTTTATTACAAAGTGCAGTATGGGATACATGGGGACCAATCAGTGTTTCAGCAACACAAGTCATTGGGTTTACAGATC ATGATTATGATTTGCTTTCAAATTGGGCACCAATTGGAATTATGACAACAATGCCATTTTTCATATGGCTGATAAACAATAAAGGTGCAAGACTATCCGTTATATTTGGCGGGACACTGGTTGCAATGGGTACTGGACTACGATGCATACCTTTGCCATCGTCCACATGGAAATA tttcataCATGCTGGTCAATTACTGAGTGCAATGGCAGGATGCCCTGTATTGGGTGCAGCTCCTTTAATATCCAACACATGGTTTCCTCCTAATGAAAGAGTGTTTGCTACTAGTTGCATGGTTTTAATTGGAAATATAG GTAATGCAGCAAGTTTTCTAATCGGACCAGCCATTGTGAACAGACCAAACAATTGCACAGGTGGACAAAATCTTTCAACAACAACACATGCAACATATACAGATAGAAATGAAGTTATGACAAATGTAACATTGGCCCCAATTGTTCCACTAACAACTACTTCATGTTCAGATAATACAGAAGAAATGAG aaagcagatcaaatattatttgtatgGAGAGTTTGCGATTGCAGTTTTAATTCTCGTTTCTATTGTAATCTTCTTCCGAAACAAGCCAGATGTGCCACCTAGTGTATCTGCTGGGATAGAAAGGCTTGACATTTTA GCAGGATTAAAgacattatcaaaaaaatattcattttgggtTGTTACAATATCATTTGCTCTTGCTTGTGGTGCGTTCTATGGTTGGTTTGGTATTGTTACAGTTCTGATGACTCCACATAATGTATCAGAG ACCGAGGTTGGAAATGTTGCTTTTGTGATGACAATATGTGGAAGCGTATTGGGAATTTTAACTGGATG GTTTGCTGATAGAATAAAAGGGAAGTTGAAATGGCTATTATTCTCATGTTATATAATAATGGCTGTTGTATTTTTGTATCTTGCAATCATAATATTGGATTGGATCAACGTGCCTCCATTCAAATTCACTgaag ATCCCTTCATTCCCTTTTCGCCATGCATGAAAACACGGTTTCCATTCGTTGTTCATTCTTCGATGAAATATTATCTATTGTTATGCGAAAATTGCACTTCTGATTTTGCACAGTTTGTAATGTGTGGATGA